Proteins from one Catenuloplanes atrovinosus genomic window:
- a CDS encoding 2-hydroxyacid dehydrogenase, with the protein MKVWVPHAHGVELMGALPPETTVEVLSGPDEPMPSAPDDVRFWVPPFLAGQDAAALAARFPRLEVVQLLSAGAEVWAGRLPEHITLCDARGVHDSSTAEWAMTAILGHLRSFPAFARAQARGEWAYAAHTPTDELAGKRVLIVGAGSIGTALAARLLPFEVSVTLVARRARPDEGVHGVAELPSLLPDADVVVLLVPLTDATRGLADAAFLAAMPDGALLVNAARGPVVDTAALLAETSSGRLGAALDVTDPEPLPADHPLWALPNVLITPHVGGSVHGLHRRAYALAGDQLRRFAKGEPLINTVADGY; encoded by the coding sequence GTGAAGGTGTGGGTTCCGCATGCGCACGGGGTCGAGCTGATGGGCGCGCTGCCCCCGGAGACGACCGTGGAGGTGCTGAGCGGGCCGGACGAGCCGATGCCGTCCGCGCCGGATGACGTGCGCTTCTGGGTGCCGCCGTTCCTGGCCGGGCAGGACGCCGCCGCACTGGCCGCGCGCTTCCCCAGGCTGGAGGTGGTGCAGCTGCTCAGCGCCGGCGCGGAGGTCTGGGCCGGCCGGCTGCCGGAGCACATCACGCTCTGCGACGCCCGCGGCGTGCACGACTCGTCCACGGCCGAGTGGGCGATGACCGCGATCCTCGGCCACCTGCGGAGCTTCCCGGCGTTCGCGCGGGCGCAGGCGCGCGGCGAGTGGGCGTACGCCGCGCACACCCCCACGGACGAGCTGGCCGGCAAGCGGGTGCTGATCGTCGGCGCCGGCTCGATCGGCACGGCGCTGGCCGCCCGGCTGCTGCCGTTCGAGGTGTCGGTCACGCTGGTCGCCCGCCGGGCCCGGCCGGACGAGGGCGTGCACGGCGTCGCCGAGCTGCCGTCGCTGCTGCCGGACGCGGACGTGGTGGTGCTGCTGGTGCCGCTGACCGACGCCACCCGGGGCCTCGCCGACGCCGCCTTCCTCGCCGCGATGCCGGACGGCGCGCTGCTGGTCAACGCGGCCCGCGGCCCGGTGGTGGACACGGCGGCGCTGCTGGCCGAGACGTCGTCCGGGCGGCTCGGCGCGGCGCTGGACGTCACCGACCCGGAGCCGCTGCCGGCCGATCACCCGCTCTGGGCGCTGCCGAACGTGCTGATCACCCCGCATGTCGGCGGGTCGGTGCACGGGCTGCACCGCCGGGCGTACGCGCTCGCGGGCGACCAGCTCCGCCGCTTCGCCAAGGGCGAGCCGCTGATCAACA
- a CDS encoding PQQ-dependent sugar dehydrogenase, with the protein MATLDRVTRARRRPTARALLAGAVVFPLLTACAFGPPTEEEAGSPPRFPTPSASATTGAGGGDDDQAATVLARGLDAPWGMAFLPDGGALVTERDSARILKVGPESDRTGLRVRALADLSDAVEPGGEGGLLGIAVSPEFADDDTVFVYYTTPSDNRIGRLTLAGTEATPTPGDLPKLAPEPIVTGIPRDGFHSGGRLAFGPDGFLYAGTGGDGEAARDPKNLGGAILRITRDGAPAEGNPDPASPVWSRGHRNVQGLAWDAGKRMYATEYGQDGTDELNVIEPGKDYGWPAVQGTPPSPDPKYRDPLVTWPADEASCSGLAVVETTLVTACLRGQRLWLVETTEQGTVFGRPSEVLTGQFGRLRTVVAAPDGSLWVSTSNTDGRGKPAADDDRILRLVFPGGGAGKS; encoded by the coding sequence ATGGCTACTCTGGATCGCGTGACCCGAGCCCGCCGCCGACCCACCGCCCGCGCGCTGCTCGCCGGGGCGGTGGTCTTCCCGCTGCTGACCGCGTGCGCGTTCGGCCCGCCCACGGAGGAGGAGGCGGGTTCGCCGCCGCGGTTCCCCACGCCCAGCGCGAGCGCGACCACCGGCGCCGGCGGCGGTGACGACGACCAGGCGGCGACCGTGCTGGCCCGGGGCCTCGACGCGCCGTGGGGCATGGCGTTCCTCCCGGACGGCGGCGCGCTGGTCACCGAGCGCGACTCGGCCCGCATCCTGAAGGTCGGGCCGGAGTCCGACCGCACCGGGCTGCGTGTGCGCGCGCTCGCGGACCTCAGCGACGCGGTCGAGCCGGGCGGCGAGGGCGGCCTGCTCGGCATCGCGGTGTCGCCGGAGTTCGCGGACGACGACACCGTGTTCGTGTACTACACGACCCCGTCCGACAACCGCATCGGCCGGCTCACGCTGGCCGGCACCGAGGCCACCCCGACCCCGGGCGACCTGCCGAAACTCGCGCCCGAGCCGATCGTCACCGGCATCCCGCGGGACGGTTTCCACAGCGGCGGGCGGCTCGCGTTCGGGCCGGACGGCTTCCTCTACGCCGGCACCGGCGGCGACGGCGAGGCCGCGCGGGACCCGAAGAACCTGGGCGGCGCGATCCTGCGGATCACCCGGGACGGCGCGCCGGCCGAGGGCAATCCGGACCCGGCGTCGCCGGTCTGGTCGCGGGGCCACCGCAACGTGCAGGGCCTGGCCTGGGACGCCGGCAAGCGGATGTACGCCACGGAGTACGGCCAGGACGGCACCGACGAGCTGAACGTGATCGAGCCGGGGAAGGACTACGGCTGGCCCGCCGTGCAGGGCACGCCGCCGTCGCCGGACCCGAAGTACCGGGATCCGCTGGTCACCTGGCCCGCCGACGAGGCGTCCTGCTCCGGCCTGGCCGTGGTGGAGACCACGCTGGTCACCGCCTGCCTGCGCGGCCAGCGGCTGTGGCTGGTGGAGACGACCGAGCAGGGCACCGTGTTCGGCCGGCCGTCCGAGGTGCTGACCGGTCAGTTCGGCCGGCTGCGCACCGTGGTCGCGGCGCCGGACGGGTCGCTGTGGGTCAGCACGTCGAACACGGACGGGCGGGGCAAGCCGGCCGCGGACGACGACCGGATCCTGCGCCTGGTGTTCCCCGGTGGCGGGGCCGGCAAGAGCTGA
- a CDS encoding metallophosphoesterase family protein codes for MVRRLFTGRRARRAGSVLAVLAVAVTGVALGLLLAGRVNADIGPFRAELSVGPSLTGETTVNIPPLGSLILDTHQGPSQLTVELGELDQGRVEALIDDPTGITRATQSVVGDVQRGLMRLGFRAAAVSMLAAMILAALIYRRARPVAASGLTALALVLGALGVGALTVRPQSIEEPRYEGLLVNAPALIGDVQKIASDYNKYAEQLQRLVGNVSRIYATVSTLPVYEPQEGTTRILHVSDLHLNPAAWPVIRTIVEQYRIDAVIDTGDITDWGSEPEASYVASIGLLGVPYVYIRGNHDSTPTQAAVAGQENAVVLDNQVADVAGLTVAGIGDPRFTPDKETAGRETTEEEQARLAATGARLDATVEAAGRPVQIGLVHDPKMAGPLAGDVAVVLAGHTHNREVRELEPGLPTLLMTQGSSGGAGLRGLESEEPVPLALSVLYFDETKALQAYDDIRVGGTGQSQVTLERHLIGDTVEPRPTPALPSPTGS; via the coding sequence ATGGTGCGCCGCCTGTTCACCGGGCGCCGCGCGCGCCGCGCCGGGAGCGTGCTCGCCGTCCTGGCCGTGGCGGTCACCGGCGTCGCGCTCGGCCTGCTGCTGGCCGGCCGGGTGAACGCGGACATCGGCCCGTTCCGGGCGGAGCTGTCCGTCGGCCCGTCGCTGACCGGCGAGACGACCGTGAACATCCCGCCGCTCGGCTCGCTGATCCTGGACACCCACCAGGGCCCGTCGCAGCTCACGGTCGAGCTCGGCGAACTGGACCAGGGCCGGGTGGAGGCGCTGATCGACGACCCGACCGGCATCACCCGCGCCACCCAATCCGTGGTCGGCGACGTCCAGCGCGGCCTGATGCGGCTCGGCTTCCGCGCCGCCGCGGTCTCCATGCTGGCCGCCATGATCCTGGCCGCGCTGATCTACCGCCGGGCCCGGCCGGTCGCCGCGTCCGGGCTGACCGCGCTCGCGCTGGTGCTCGGCGCGCTCGGCGTCGGCGCGCTCACCGTCCGGCCGCAGTCGATCGAGGAGCCGCGGTACGAGGGGCTGCTGGTCAACGCGCCCGCGCTGATCGGTGACGTGCAGAAGATCGCCAGCGACTACAACAAGTACGCGGAGCAGTTGCAACGCCTGGTCGGCAACGTCAGCCGGATCTACGCCACGGTCTCCACGCTGCCGGTCTACGAGCCGCAGGAGGGCACCACCCGCATCCTGCACGTCTCCGACCTGCACCTGAACCCGGCCGCCTGGCCGGTGATCCGCACGATCGTGGAGCAGTACCGGATCGACGCGGTGATCGACACCGGCGACATCACGGACTGGGGGAGCGAGCCCGAGGCCTCCTACGTGGCCTCGATCGGCCTGCTCGGTGTCCCGTACGTCTACATCCGCGGCAACCACGACTCCACGCCCACCCAGGCCGCGGTGGCCGGGCAGGAGAACGCGGTGGTGCTCGACAACCAGGTCGCGGACGTGGCCGGCCTGACCGTCGCCGGGATCGGCGACCCCCGGTTCACGCCGGACAAGGAGACCGCCGGCCGGGAGACCACCGAGGAGGAGCAGGCCCGGCTCGCCGCCACCGGCGCCCGGCTGGACGCGACCGTGGAGGCCGCCGGCCGCCCGGTGCAGATCGGCCTGGTCCACGACCCGAAGATGGCCGGCCCGCTCGCCGGCGACGTGGCGGTCGTGCTGGCCGGGCACACCCACAACCGCGAGGTCCGCGAGCTCGAGCCGGGCCTGCCCACGCTGCTGATGACGCAGGGGTCCAGCGGCGGTGCCGGGCTGCGCGGCCTGGAGTCGGAGGAGCCGGTCCCGCTCGCGCTCTCCGTGCTCTACTTCGACGAGACCAAGGCGCTGCAGGCCTACGACGACATCCGGGTCGGCGGCACCGGCCAGTCCCAGGTCACGCTGGAACGCCACCTGATCGGCGACACGGTCGAGCCCCGGCCGACCCCGGCCCTGCCGTCCCCCACGGGCTCCTAG